The genomic stretch cataaagccattgtttttgatagctgagtaatattccattgtgtagatgtaccacattttctgtatccactcctctgttgaagggcatctgggttctttccagcttctggctattataaataaggctgcgatgaacatagtggagcacgtgtcttttttatatgttggggcatcgtttgggtatatgcccaagagaggtatagctggatcctcaggcagttcaatgtccaattttctgaggaacctccagactgatttccagaatggttgtaccagtttgcaatcccaccaacaatggaggagtgttcctctttctccgcatcctcgccagcatctgctgtcacctgagtttttgatcttagccattctcactggtgtgaggtgaaatctccgggttgttttgatttgcatttcccttatgactaaagatgttgaacatttctttaggtgtttctcagccattcggcattcctcagctctgaattctttgtttagctctgaaccccatttttaatagggttatttgtctccctgcggtctaacttcttgagatctttgtatattttggatataaggcctctatctgttgtaggattggtaaagatcttttcccaatctgttggttgccgatttgtcctaaccacagtgtcctttgccttacagaagctttgcagttttatgagatcccatttgtcgattcttgatcttagagcataagccattggtgttttgttcaggaaattttttccagtgcccatatgttccagatgcttccctagtttttcttctattagtttgagtgtatcaggtttgatgtggaggtccttgatccacttggacttaagctttgtacagggtgataagcatggatcaatctgcattcttctacatgttgacctccagttgaaccagcaccatttgctgaaaatgctatcttttttccattgaatggtttcggcacctttgtcaaaaatcaggtgcccataggtgtgtgggttcatttctgggtcttcaattctattccattggtctatctgtctgtctctgtaccaataccatgcagtttttatcactattgctctgtaatactgcttgagttcagggatagtgattccccctgaagtccttttattgttgaggatagttttagctatcctgggttttttgttattccagatgaatttgcaaattgttctgtctaactctttgaagaattggagtggtattttgatggggattgcattgaatctgtagatcgcctttgataaaatggccatttttactatattaatcctgccaatccatgagcatgggagatctttccatcttctgaggtcttcttcaatttctttcttcagtgtcttgaagttcttattgtacagatcttttacttgcttggttaaagtcacaccgaggtactttatattatttgggtctattatgaagggtgtcatttccctaatttctttctcggcttgtttctcttttgtgtagaggaaggctactgatttatttgagttaattttatactcagccactttgctgaagttgtttatcagctttagtagttctctggtggaacttttgggatcacttaaataaactatcatgtcatctgcaaatagtgatattttgacttcttcttttccgatctgtatccccttgacctccttttgttgtctgattgctctggctagaacttcaagaactatattgaataagtagggagagagtgggcagccttgtctagtccctgattttagtgggattgcttcaagtttctctccatttagtttaatgttagcaactggtttgctgtatatggcttttactatgtttaggtatgggccttgaattcctattctttccaggacttttatcatgaagtggtgttgaattttgtcaaatgctttctcagcatctaatgaaatgatcatgtggttttgttctttcagtttgtttatataatggatcacgttgatggttttccgtatattaaaccatccctgcatgcctgggatgaagcctacttgatcatggtggatgattgttttgatgtgctcttggattcggtttgccagaattttattgagcatttttgcgtcgatattcataagggaaattggtctgtagttctctttctttgttgtgtctttgtgtggtttaggtataagagtaattgtggcttcatagaaggaattcgggagtgatccatctgtttctattttgtggaatagtttggataatattggtatgaggtcttctatgaaggtttgatagaattctgcactaaacctgtctggacctgggctctttttggttgggagacctttaatgactgcttctatttccttaggagttatggggttgtttaactggtttatctgttccagatttaacttcggtacctggtatttgtctagtaaattgtccatttcctgtagattttcaagttttgttgaatataggcttttatagtaagatctgatgattttttgaatttcctctgaatctgtagttatgtctcccttttcatttctgattttgttaatttggacacactctctgggtcctctcgttagtctggctaagggtttatctatcttgttgattttctcaaagaaccaacttttggttctgttgattctttctatggtcctttttgtttctacttggttgatttcagctctgagtttgattatttcctgccttctactcctcctgggtgtatttgcttctttttgctctagagcttttaggtgtgctgtcaagctgctgacatgctctttcctgtttctttctgcaggcacacagcgctatgagttttcctcttagcacagctttcattgtgtcccataagtttgggtatgttgtaccttcattttcattaaattctaaaaagttaatttctttctttatttcttccttgactaggttatcattgagtagagcattgttcaatttccacgtatatgtgggcattcttcccttattgttattgaagaccagttttaggccatggtggtctgatagcatgcatgggattatttctatctttctgtacctgttgaggcccgttttttgaccaactatatggtcaattttggagaaagtaccatgaggagatgagaaaaaggtatatccttttgcgttaggatagaatgtcctataaatatccgttaagtccatttggctcataacttctcttagtctgtctacgtctccgtttaatttctgtttccatgatctctccattgatgagagtggggtgttgaaatctcccactattattgtgtgaggtgcaatgtgtgttttgagctttagtaaggtttcttttacgtatgtaggtgcccttgtatttggggcatagatatttaggattgagagttcatcttggtggatttttcctttgatgaatatgaagtgtccttccttatcttttttgatgacttttagttggaaattgattttatttgatattagaatggctactccagcttgcttcttctgaccatttgcttggaaagttgttttccagcctttcactctgaggtagtgtctgtctttgtctctgaggtgtgtttcctgtaggcagcagaatgcagggtccttgttgcgtatccagtttgttaatctatgtctttttattggggagttgaggccattgatgttgagagatattaaggaatagtgattattgcttcctgttatattcatatttggatgtgaggttatgtttgtgtgcttttcttctctttgttttgttgccaagacgattagtttcttgcttcttctggggtatagcttgcctccttatgttgggctttaccctttattatcctttgtagtgctggatttgtagaaagatattgtgtaaatttggttttgtcatggaatatcttggtttctccatctatgttaattgagagttttgcaggatacagtaacctgggctggcatttgtgttctcttagggtctgtatgacatctgtccaggatcttctggccttcatagtttctggcgaaaagtctggtgtgattctgataggtccgcctttatatgttacttgccctttttcccttactgcttttaatattctttctttattttgtgtgtttggtgttttgactattatgtgacgggaggtgtttcttttctggtccaatctatttggagttctgtaggcttcttgtatgcctatgggtatctctttttttaggttagggaagttttcttctatgattttgttgaagatatttactggtcctttgagctgggagtccactctcttctatacctattatccttaggtttgatcttctcattgagtcctagattttctgtatgttttggaccagtagctttttctgctttacattatctttgacagttgagtcaatgatttctatggaatcttctgctcccgagattctctcttccatctcttgtattctgttggtgaagcttgtatctacagctccttgtctcttcttttgattttctatatccagggttgtttccatgtgttctttcttgattgcttctatttccatttttaattccttcaactgtttgattgtgttttcctggaattctttcagggatttttgtgtctcctctctatgggtttctacttgtttatttacattttcctggaattctttcaggcattttttcgattcctctctgtaggcttctacttgttctctaagggagttctccacgtctttcttgaagtcctccagcatcatgatcaaatacgattttgaaactagatcttgcttttctggtgtgtttggatattccatgtttattttggtgggagaattgggctccgatgatgccatgtagtcttggtttctgttgcttgggttcctgcgcttgcctctcgccatcagattatctctagtgttactttgttctgctatttctgacagtggctcaactgtcctataagcctgtgtgccaggagtgctgtagacctgttttcctgttttctttcagccagttatggcgacagagtgttctgctttcgggcgtgtagtttttcctctctacaggtcttcagctgttcctgtgggcctgtgtcttgagttcaccaggcaagtcacttgcagcagaaaagttggtcttacctgtggtcccgaggctcaagtttgctcgcggggtgctgcccacgagctctctgcggtggcagcaaccaggaagatatgcgccgccctttccgggagcttccgtgcactagggttccagatggtgtttggtgttttcctctggcgtccgagatgtgtgtgcagagtgcagtctcttctggtttcccaggcgtgtctgcctctctgaaggtttagctctccctcccacgggatttgggtgcagagaactgtttatcctgtctgtttccttcaggttctggcggtgtctcaggcacaggggtcctgccgctcctgggccctcccctacgggaacccagaggccttatacagtttcctcttgggccagggatgtgggcaggggtgggcagtgttggtggtctcctccgctctgcagcctcgggagtgcccacctgaccaggcggtgaggtctctctcccacggggtttgggagcagagagctgctgcgggcgggATCCTCGGGTCTAAtcaacatattcttttttttttttttttttggttcttttttttcggagctggggaccgaatccagggccttgtgcttcctaggtaagcgctctaccactgagctaaatccccagcccctaatcaacatattcttaacgaacagatgtattgctttttctcctctagcacacataatgaaaggcggtcacCAAGATGCCTCTCAAgtggtgttttctgaagaagaaagtgagtaagacctcaatcagtcagactgcttagtgatatataaatttagggtctctaagcaatgacaaattaactatGAGGAAGTATGTTCATCTAAAAAATATTGTTAATATTCAGGATGGTGGTCAGCAGGGGAGTTCTGAGAAAGCAATGTATTCTTCAGGAGctctcttctttgtgtgtgttcaaTGCCAgttctcttgcactttctgagacctgggagaggaaggcagtttttcagacactgatttagTGGGAAagtgcaagccagctgtcagaatgctgccttctacaaCCTGGGCTCTATCAGACAGCCAACATTGatcttttaactgatatcattgctACTAACTCTGtaggcagggcaaaatctccagcaagcctcacagtaatgtgggctgccaatctgggactcagacttataccagtgcaaaccaagaacagagcaatggaagagacctcattgggttgcaggaagaaaggagacgtccatatgtcaccaaggttaaagccaatgacaaggactaatttgacatttgcacttggttcttatcccccAAAGGTGCTTCCTAACTAAAAGGTCACATGACAGCAGAGTGGCATTTatcacaggaccaagaacttgttcaaaactctacatagcatccaatctatcacatggatattcAATAATGTGATaggttattcatctgtcaccatttctagactgcagctttaAAAAGAGCAGCAAATTATACTTGCAAAtaaattcagtttctgaaaagtggttgacttcccagaatacttgtgcataggcagagcaatgaacaattccattacatgaggtggttggctggttgggagtgtaaattagaaaggtggtaggaggaagcaaagatgtatcaaattgacaaattttatcagatattgttaagctgaCACATCTGCTtgtccctaccagatgatgctgggtctggacgttgctggtctttatctttctcattgaagtcaaccaaatatttctggttcagtgcacaatcaagatgtacctccttgctctccggTGTGAATGCAAACAACTTCTTCCTCCATGTATTCTGcatcaggagctggctgtgcaggttgctggaaacatactctgcatagtaagatcatgctgcgcctttctcccattcctactcccaagtcccactaacttcACCAGGTCccacccatgaagacttaataaaatacatctcgatacatataaggctgctgcacaaaccacaaagagttaattcagggaagaataaattgtttggcCCAAGCAGTGATTAGGGTCAACATCTcccaaaaagaacatggatctacaactatccatgaaagcccaatgcatgggggcaacatcaattagtagtgggcaaACACACTCAAAGGAGGTTAGTAAAACCAAaggaaggtcatgctaaccatgtagTCCAGACACTGAGTTTTGTAACTCACTGGTATGAcactgaaagaccctcagacagaggagactctcactccagtcctgaggacacccaCCCACTACCCCATGAACAcacgggactcagtcttgatgtaagaacaagaggtttactttgggataccagtgcactggggctcgactcggtcctcacacaggagggatgtgaagagcgttgaacaacagaaatgtacagcttaaatagtcatttaagattacacagtttcattagctcagctatttcggtgtcaaggataactaggcagatgtttctcatcctggaattcctgggacaAGGCTCTAACCATATCAACgcagctatttcagtaccaaagacgtctgacttgatatatgttttctcttcctggggttcccaggacgaTGACCAAGAATAtctgacttggcagatgtttctctcctggAATTCCCAGGACAAGCCTCTAACTATGTCAGCACAgctatgtcagtaccaaggacatctaacATGATAGAGGTTTTCTCATTCTAGGGCacaatctatagtggtcagtcagcttcccggaatgtttcctgtcttgtaattgccctgcagtaaatatgttctataccatCTATTCTTATGGTCCGGCAGCTTCCTAgcgagtgggtgggaatgtgctttctgtactttctgatCTATTGCCTAACATCTAGGGGCTAAgcaagggccagcttaaaagattctcttTCTTAAGAAATGGCCGCACtaatatcaaacggggatctttcaacACCATAGGTGCAAGTCAGGCTAATAACCTTCTGATGAcctcaatcagtactgttctacctagagccttctgaagatgcctagacaatcttGGGATGAGTatcagtcttttatggaactgaaaactgagtcctaatgaccctggcacactgatgtgtaaacagcacaagagatagaaccagagctgaagaccgtccaatccagaacaaagaaagtcagaaatggccattccacaagtgatagcctttctgaccaggacttacctagagaaggtcatctccttcttcagcttatggttgttctcatggatctcagtgttctccatctctaagttgtgcagaattgacatgactacctcctccattctctccaggtcttcataatatggatttggcctgaagtgtggcctgaccccaaatgatagaatacaatgaacatcagcatttaggaatatatgaactcaggctgggtCCTGAACAACCCCTGCCCTGGAAGGACAGTTTtttgaattctacatattggatcttcttcagtttcagaAATTTGTTATTCTGGGGCAGGACACCAGAAGTTAGGCAGCCAGATGGAGGG from Rattus norvegicus strain BN/NHsdMcwi chromosome 19, GRCr8, whole genome shotgun sequence encodes the following:
- the LOC134478878 gene encoding uncharacterized protein LOC134478878 isoform X7, encoding MEEVVMSILHNLEMENTEIHENNHKLKKEMTFSSNLHSQLLMQNTWRKKLFAFTPESKEVHLDCALNQKYLVDFNEKDKDQQRPDPASSGLRKCKRTGIEHTQRRELLKNTLLSQNSPADHHPEY
- the LOC134478878 gene encoding disks large homolog 5-like isoform X1 is translated as MFSHLRKRFGRGNVDCGETRVKESGLSSQSNDGQRQHFWGRWNAGRETSSPETALSEKQAKKEKERLIKELQLITEERNDLRDRLRFLTERSKNNRPHFRPNPYYEDLERMEEVVMSILHNLEMENTEIHENNHKLKKEMTFSSNLHSQLLMQNTWRKKLFAFTPESKEVHLDCALNQKYLVDFNEKDKDQQRPDPASSGLRKCKRTGIEHTQRRELLKNTLLSQNSPADHHPEY